The proteins below are encoded in one region of Candidatus Culexarchaeum yellowstonense:
- a CDS encoding methionine--tRNA ligase subunit beta, which translates to MRVGLVKSAERIPRTRKLIKLSVDFGDETRIVVAGIGDQYQPEDLMGKKMIFVVNLKPKKIADVESQAMLIVAEEADGKVHLITVGDEVPLGSKVW; encoded by the coding sequence ATGAGGGTTGGACTTGTCAAGAGTGCTGAGAGGATTCCGAGAACTAGGAAGCTAATAAAACTTTCAGTGGATTTCGGCGATGAAACCAGAATTGTAGTGGCAGGTATAGGAGATCAATATCAACCAGAAGATCTCATGGGTAAGAAGATGATTTTCGTTGTTAATTTAAAGCCTAAGAAGATTGCTGATGTGGAGAGTCAAGCCATGCTAATAGTTGCTGAGGAGGCTGATGGGAAGGTTCACCTCATAACAGTTGGGGATGAAGTTCCACTGGGTTCCAAGGTCTGGTAA
- a CDS encoding amino acid racemase, whose amino-acid sequence MKTIGILGGLGPEATAELFLRIIKATPAKRDQDHIPIIIFNNPKVPDRTAAILYGGENPVPELIKTARLLERAGADFIIMPCNTAHYYYEELKSSVKIPFFNMIELAAEYVSKVYPKIKFAGLLATTGTVKTGLYQKAFGKYGVEVLISGDDDQKLVMSGIYDGVKAGNLELGRRLLMDVANKFISRGAELIILGCTEVSVVIKSGDLKVPIVDPLQVLAEEAVKYALK is encoded by the coding sequence TTGAAGACTATTGGTATTTTGGGTGGGTTGGGTCCTGAAGCCACTGCAGAACTATTCCTCAGAATAATTAAAGCTACACCTGCCAAGAGGGATCAAGATCACATTCCAATAATAATATTCAATAACCCAAAAGTTCCAGATAGGACTGCGGCAATACTTTATGGTGGGGAGAATCCAGTTCCAGAGCTAATTAAAACTGCTAGATTGCTTGAGAGGGCTGGTGCAGACTTCATCATAATGCCATGCAACACTGCACACTACTATTATGAGGAGCTTAAATCCTCAGTTAAAATCCCATTCTTCAATATGATTGAATTGGCGGCTGAATATGTTTCGAAGGTTTATCCGAAAATTAAATTTGCAGGGCTTCTAGCTACAACTGGAACTGTTAAAACTGGATTATATCAGAAGGCTTTTGGGAAGTATGGTGTTGAGGTGCTGATTTCAGGGGATGATGATCAGAAGCTGGTTATGAGTGGGATATATGATGGTGTTAAGGCTGGGAATCTGGAGCTTGGTAGGAGACTTTTAATGGATGTTGCAAATAAATTCATATCTAGAGGTGCTGAGCTTATTATCCTCGGATGCACGGAGGTTTCAGTAGTTATTAAAAGTGGCGATCTGAAGGTTCCAATTGTGGATCCATTGCAGGTTTTAGCTGAGGAAGCCGTCAAGTATGCTTTGAAGTAG
- a CDS encoding cation:proton antiporter: MFGASYLLHFLLDRFHLPSLLAPLLVGLVFRLVPQFSWVGKYASSGELGFLSSLGIMLLIFLVGVRVDVNEFKRQSLNMVSIAILNILFSTLIGMLVLLYYGYSLLISALISSALATVAEATIAPILDELDVIRSRSANLILGPGILDDVLEIATASIASVMVGSMGAFNPSMILLGVFVLLILAIIFHRLILPTLASLEVEARAYSLTMLMIVVALTFTLISEYFSLGILLGAVTAGIVFQKFISKSGGECVKLLRALAYGFLGPVFFFTIGLSITPESIVESAMLTLWLVLANFAGKFASTIIVGVYAKMNWKENVVVGMGLSAKFSMGIIPAQILYSAGLIDEALFTSFVGVSAITTMTIPFTLSYIVKRWREDIINP, from the coding sequence ATGTTTGGTGCTTCTTATTTGTTGCATTTCTTGTTGGATAGGTTTCATTTGCCCAGTTTGCTTGCCCCTCTACTTGTTGGTTTAGTGTTTAGGCTTGTTCCACAATTTTCTTGGGTTGGAAAGTATGCTTCTAGTGGTGAGCTTGGTTTCCTCTCCAGTTTGGGTATTATGCTCTTGATATTTCTTGTGGGTGTGAGGGTTGATGTTAATGAGTTTAAGAGGCAGTCTTTAAATATGGTTTCCATAGCCATATTGAATATACTTTTCTCAACTTTGATTGGTATGCTTGTGCTCTTATATTATGGTTATTCATTGTTGATTTCAGCTTTGATATCTAGTGCTCTTGCAACTGTGGCTGAGGCTACGATTGCACCTATACTTGATGAGCTTGATGTTATTAGGAGTAGGAGTGCCAATTTGATTTTGGGTCCTGGGATTTTGGATGATGTTTTGGAGATTGCCACTGCATCTATAGCTTCAGTTATGGTTGGGAGTATGGGGGCCTTCAATCCATCCATGATACTATTAGGGGTATTTGTATTGCTTATTCTTGCCATCATATTTCATAGGTTAATCCTCCCAACACTTGCATCCCTTGAGGTTGAAGCTAGAGCGTATAGTTTAACTATGCTTATGATTGTTGTGGCATTGACATTCACTTTAATCTCTGAATATTTTAGTCTTGGAATACTTCTTGGGGCTGTGACTGCAGGTATAGTTTTCCAGAAGTTTATATCGAAGTCTGGTGGTGAATGTGTTAAACTGCTTAGAGCTCTAGCCTATGGGTTTCTGGGACCAGTATTCTTCTTCACCATAGGTTTGAGCATAACCCCTGAGAGCATAGTTGAGAGTGCCATGCTAACTTTATGGCTTGTATTGGCTAATTTTGCTGGTAAGTTTGCTTCAACGATTATTGTGGGGGTTTATGCTAAGATGAATTGGAAGGAGAATGTGGTTGTGGGTATGGGGTTGAGTGCAAAGTTTTCCATGGGCATAATACCTGCACAAATACTATATTCGGCTGGTTTAATCGATGAAGCATTATTCACATCATTTGTTGGAGTCTCCGCAATAACCACTATGACCATACCCTTCACATTATCATACATTGTGAAGAGGTGGAGGGAGGATATAATTAACCCTTAA
- a CDS encoding trypsin-like peptidase domain-containing protein, translating into MATPLKDFNEHVIKVVNEVSRGVVTITTVKLGFESIFGTVPIRGLGSGFLIGENIIVTNAHVVSDARVVDVIFFDGSRFDGKVLIADTYRDVALVSVENVPKDIKPLPLGDSNQLRVGEIVFAVGSPLGLPGPTVTMGVVSAVGRNIVGEDVALEDLIQTDAAINPGNSGGPLVNVDGMVVGMVTAIIPYAQGVGFAIPINTVKRVLEMIEAYGRPVRAMIGVYAASITPQLASAYRLPLKRGLLIVRVIPGTPAYEARIAPGDIITKVAGKEVSDVRELRRAVEDSIMQGYVELEVYRQGYGYRRVKVPIMVEEVG; encoded by the coding sequence ATGGCTACTCCGCTAAAGGACTTCAATGAACATGTGATTAAAGTTGTGAATGAAGTTTCAAGGGGCGTTGTAACGATAACCACTGTTAAACTTGGTTTTGAAAGCATTTTTGGTACCGTTCCAATTAGGGGGCTTGGCTCAGGCTTCTTAATAGGTGAAAACATAATTGTAACCAATGCACATGTGGTTTCCGATGCAAGGGTTGTGGATGTAATATTCTTTGATGGATCTAGATTTGATGGTAAAGTTTTAATAGCGGATACTTATAGGGATGTGGCTTTAGTTAGCGTTGAGAATGTCCCAAAGGATATTAAACCACTACCATTAGGTGACTCCAATCAGCTTAGGGTTGGTGAAATAGTTTTCGCCGTGGGTAGCCCTCTAGGTTTACCTGGACCCACAGTCACCATGGGTGTGGTTAGCGCTGTTGGTAGGAATATTGTGGGCGAGGATGTTGCATTGGAAGACTTAATACAGACTGATGCAGCTATAAATCCAGGTAATAGTGGAGGCCCCCTCGTCAACGTTGATGGGATGGTTGTGGGGATGGTTACAGCAATAATCCCATATGCTCAAGGAGTTGGCTTCGCAATACCAATAAACACTGTTAAGAGGGTTTTGGAAATGATTGAAGCTTATGGTAGACCCGTTAGAGCTATGATAGGAGTTTACGCTGCATCCATAACCCCCCAACTGGCCTCAGCCTACAGACTACCACTCAAACGTGGACTACTAATAGTTAGAGTCATCCCGGGAACACCAGCCTATGAAGCCAGAATTGCACCTGGAGACATTATAACTAAGGTTGCTGGTAAAGAGGTTTCGGACGTTAGGGAGCTTAGGAGGGCTGTGGAAGACTCCATAATGCAAGGTTACGTGGAATTGGAGGTTTATAGGCAAGGTTACGGTTATAGGAGGGTTAAAGTTCCAATAATGGTTGAAGAGGTAGGCTAA
- a CDS encoding amidohydrolase family protein, translating into MIVDAHMHIGAVFGVFATNICAEHMLSIMDDFNISHGFVTAASSSLNHNLKLMGEVSKYPGRLFGFYWVNPKRSSILDEVSRALKHGFVGLKFRPETDGYSLFNISLLDPILSYACRMRMPVYVHCSGYGVSHPDALRHICSMYPELKVIVGHMAQGSVDAIKVAEDFDNVFLETSTYRGFKVIEYAVNRVGSDRVLFGSDYPYSNIQMEISKIMNLKISWDDKLKIMGLNSLSLLPSKPPLKEPLNLPY; encoded by the coding sequence ATGATTGTAGATGCCCATATGCATATTGGTGCAGTTTTCGGGGTATTTGCAACAAACATTTGCGCTGAGCACATGCTTTCAATCATGGATGACTTCAACATTTCCCATGGATTTGTAACTGCTGCTTCATCAAGTTTAAATCATAATCTCAAATTGATGGGTGAAGTTTCAAAGTATCCAGGTAGGCTTTTCGGATTTTATTGGGTTAACCCTAAACGTTCAAGCATCCTTGATGAGGTTTCAAGGGCTTTGAAGCATGGTTTTGTTGGATTAAAGTTTAGACCTGAAACTGATGGTTACAGTTTATTCAATATTTCACTACTCGATCCAATATTGAGTTATGCTTGTAGGATGAGGATGCCTGTTTATGTTCATTGCTCCGGATATGGTGTTTCCCATCCAGATGCCCTTAGACATATATGCTCCATGTACCCTGAATTGAAGGTTATCGTTGGCCATATGGCTCAAGGGTCTGTTGATGCTATTAAGGTTGCAGAGGATTTTGATAACGTCTTCCTTGAAACCTCCACTTATAGGGGGTTTAAGGTTATTGAGTATGCTGTTAATAGGGTTGGCTCCGATAGGGTGCTATTCGGCTCGGATTACCCATACTCCAACATTCAAATGGAGATTTCAAAGATTATGAATTTGAAGATTTCATGGGATGATAAGCTTAAGATTATGGGTTTGAATTCACTATCCCTACTCCCCTCCAAACCTCCTCTTAAGGAACCTCTTAATCTTCCATATTAG
- a CDS encoding zinc-dependent alcohol dehydrogenase family protein: MKAMILMEQKPIEEAPLKMVDLEVPTPSKDEVLLKVKCCGVCRTDLHIVEGELKALKLPVIIGHQVIGEVVDVGSEGNSHLMGKVFGVPWLYWSCGKCKYCINGNENLCLNALFTGYSVDGGYAEYMKAKVDYIHEIPLGMDPIQAAPLLCGGAIGYRAFKMAKVKGGDKLGLFGFGSSAHMIIQVANSIGVETYVFTRSKSSQELAISLGAKWAGDPRENISTPLDAAIVFAPAGWVAVEALRKLDRGGRLILAGIYMTPIERLDYNDLWLEREIKSVANVTRSDVREFLNIASKINLKTKVTVYPLSEANEALKSLKFGEHSGSIVLKVN; encoded by the coding sequence TTGAAGGCAATGATTTTAATGGAGCAAAAGCCAATAGAGGAAGCACCACTAAAAATGGTGGATTTGGAGGTGCCAACCCCATCCAAGGATGAAGTGCTATTAAAGGTGAAGTGTTGTGGAGTGTGCAGAACAGACCTACACATAGTGGAGGGGGAGTTGAAGGCTTTAAAGCTCCCAGTAATAATTGGACATCAAGTTATAGGTGAAGTTGTGGATGTGGGATCTGAGGGAAATTCCCATTTAATGGGGAAGGTTTTCGGGGTTCCATGGCTATACTGGAGTTGTGGAAAATGCAAGTACTGCATAAATGGAAATGAAAATCTATGCCTAAACGCACTGTTCACTGGATATAGTGTGGATGGTGGATATGCAGAATACATGAAGGCTAAAGTGGATTATATACATGAAATTCCATTGGGCATGGACCCAATACAGGCAGCACCACTACTATGTGGTGGAGCCATAGGGTATAGGGCATTTAAAATGGCAAAGGTTAAGGGGGGAGATAAACTTGGACTATTTGGGTTTGGATCATCAGCACACATGATAATACAAGTGGCAAACAGTATTGGTGTGGAAACATATGTATTCACAAGATCTAAGAGTTCACAAGAACTGGCCATAAGCTTGGGAGCTAAGTGGGCTGGAGATCCTAGGGAGAATATATCCACACCATTAGATGCAGCAATAGTATTCGCACCGGCAGGATGGGTTGCTGTGGAGGCATTAAGGAAGCTTGATAGGGGTGGAAGACTAATATTGGCTGGAATATACATGACTCCAATAGAAAGGTTAGATTATAATGACTTATGGCTTGAGAGGGAAATTAAAAGCGTTGCCAACGTTACGAGGAGTGATGTTAGAGAATTCCTAAACATAGCGTCAAAAATAAATTTGAAGACAAAAGTGACAGTCTACCCACTGAGTGAAGCCAATGAAGCTTTAAAAAGCCTTAAATTTGGAGAGCATAGTGGATCTATAGTTTTAAAAGTGAATTGA